Below is a window of Halarcobacter anaerophilus DNA.
TTTACCGTTATAATTTTTAAAATAAAGAGTCTTGTTTTCTACAAGTAATTCATTGTTTCTAACAAGTTTTGAACCCGTAATATCGGCTAAATAAGCGTGTTCATAATAGGCTGAATTAAATCTTCCCGGGGTTAAAACAACATTTATTCCCCCACAATTTACATAATCCATTGCCTGTTTTAAAGTATCGGCATAATCTTTAATAGGTTTTATTTTCATTTTTTCAAAGAAATCGGGATAAATTTTTCTAAAAGTATTTCTAATAGATAAAGGATAACTAGCTCCGCTTGGAACTCTTAAGTTGTCTTCTAATATAACCCATTCGTTTGAAACCGTATCTTTTACCAAATCAATACCGTTTATATGTGTTCTGATTTTTTTTGAAGGGGAAAACCCTTGAAGCTCTTTTAAATAACCTTTAGCTTGATAAATAAACTCTTCGGGAATTATTTTTTGTTTTACTATTTTTTTTTCCGTATATATATCTTCCAAAAAAAGATTTAGTGCTTTGATTCTTTGGCTTAAGCCTTTTTGGATTTTTTCAAACTCTTTTGCCGTCATTAATCGAGGAATTACATCAAAAGGCAATGCTCTTTCTATAAAATTTCCGTCTTTATACAGATTAAAGTTGATTGCAAACTTATCCATATATTTTTTAAACTCTTTTACTTTTTGTCTATCTTGATTTGAAAGTATATCCCAAAAAGTTTCGGTTACCATCTTTCTATCTTCACTCAATGTACACCTCCAGGACAATATCTATCCATTTTAATATGATTTAAATAAAAGCAGAATAAATATTATTTAACTTCTTGTTTATATTTTATACAATGAAAATCGTTAAATATCCCATATTTATAGGTTTTTGTATATATTTTTTAATCATAAAAGAGTGTTTAAAGAGTTGCAAAACACTCAAAATTGAGTGTTTGCTCAAGAAATTGCTATAAAAGTTGTTGCTATTGTTATAAAATATATTACGATTACTATTAAATAATCTTTTTTATTTGTATTAAAATTTGTTTCGAAATCTTCAGTTTCCATTTTTTTCTCCTTGGAAGAGCAGGAGAAAAAAATGTTTTCCCCTACTCTAGTTTAATAAATTAAAATTCACGTTTTTTAACATCTTTAATCCTTCTTAAAGACCTAAGAAATGTGAAAAAAACTCCTTCTTTTTTTTATGCTCAAAATCTTGAGACTTTTTATAAAATATCTGTAAACAGGCTTGATTTGCACAGACATCTAAAATTTCGACCGGGTTTGGCATCGGCATCCTGTTCCTAAACATTCGCATATATAGATCTAATTGCCACGAGGAAGCACTCCAACTTATAAGATCAATAGACTTGGTCTGCTTTATACCTTCGGTTTTCTTTAGAATAGAATCTTTTAACATTTTTAAATCTCCTAGTTTTGGGGTTTTATTTTCATTTTTTCTTCTAATTTTAATACTCATAATATTTCCTTTTAAAAAATTTGCATAAAAAAAGGGGGAAAGCCCGAAAGCTCTCCCCCTTTGCTTGTTTTGCCGAAAGTTTGCTAGTTAAGCAAATTTTGCCTTCTTAGCAGCTCTCTTTCTTGCAGTAGGGTCAAGCTCTCTTTTTCTTATCCTAATGGTCTTTGGCGTTACCTCGACCAACTCATCTTCCTCAATCCACTCTAAAGCGTTTTCCAGGGACATCACTCTTGGCGGAACCAGCTTAATTGCATCATCAGAACCCGAGGCTCTAACGTTTGTAAGCTGTTTTCCCTTAATCGGGTTAACATCAAGATCGTTTGACTTTGCGTGTTCACCGATTACCATTCCACCGTAAACCTTGTCTTGAGGTTTAATATACATAATACCTCTATCTTGAAGGTTAAAAATCGAATATCCAAGTGCTTCTCCGTTTTCCATAGATACTAAAGCACCGTTTTTTCTACTTTCAACTGTTCCAGAATATGGTCTAAACTCTAAAAATGAGTGATTCATAATCCCTTCACCTTTAGTATCTGTTAAGAACTCTGTTCTAATACCGATAAGTCCACGTGCCGGAATTTCAAACTCTAATCTTGTAAATCCTGCTCCCATAGGAACCATATTTGTCATATTAGCTTTTCTTTTTCCCAGTTTTTCAATAATAGTTCCCGAATACTCGTCCGGAGTATCAATTACAAGATGTTCAAACGGTTCTAAAGTTACACCGTTTTCTTCTTTTGTAATAACTTCAGGTCTTCCTATACTAAATTCAAAACCTTCTCTTCTCATATTTTCAGCTAAAATCGTAATTTGAAGTTCACCTCTTCCGTTAACTTTAAATTTACCCTCACCGATTTGCTCATAATTCATAGCAATATTAGTGTTCATTTCAGCCGCAAGTCTTTCATCAATTTTATTTGAAGTTACGTATTTACCCTCTGTTCCGGCTAAAGGTGAATCATTTACCGCAAAAGTAACAGAAAGAGTAGGTTCTTCAATGTGCATTGGATCAAGAGGCATTGGATTTACAGGATCGCATAAAGAGTCTCCGACATCAATTGTCTCAAATCCCGCAACCGCAACAATATCACCGGCACAGGCCTCTTTTACTTCAATTCTGTCAAGACCTTTAAATCCTATAAGTTTTGTAACTCTACCTTTAGTTTGTTCTCCGTTTGCTTTGCAAAGCATTACGGTTTCACCTTGAGAGATTTTTCCATTAAAAATTCTTGCAATACCGATTTTCCCAATGAAATTATCATAATCAAGAGTAAATACTTGAAGTTGCAGACCAACTTCTTCACTTCCGTTTGGTTTTGGAACTTCTGTTAAAATTGTTTCAAAAAGAGGCTGTAAATCTTTTTTCTCATCTTCTAGATTATGCATTGCATATCCGTCTCTTGCCGCTGCATAAATAACAGGAAATTCCAGTTGCTCTTCTGTTGCACCCATTTGATCAAAAAGGTCAAAAACTTCATCTACAACTCTATCAGGTTCTGCTGCCGGTTTATCAATTTTATTTACGACAACAATAGGTCTGTGTCCTAAAGATAGCGCTTTTTTAACAACAAATTTTGTTTGAGGCATAACTCCCTCTTGTGCGTCAACAAGAAGAAGAACAGAATCAACCATTTTTAAAACCCTTTCAACCTCTCCACCAAAGTCAGCATGGCCCGGAGTGTCGATAATGTTGATTCTAACTCCCTCATAATCAATTGCAGTGTTTTTTGAAAGAATAGTAATCCCTCTCTCTTTTTCAATATCATTACTATCCATTACTCTTTCGTCAACTTGCGTATGAGCTGCAAAAGTCCCTGATTGCTTTAATAACTCATCAACCAATGTAGTTTTTCCGTGGTCAACGTGTGCTATTACTGCAATATTTCTAATATCTCTCATTTATACTCTTTATGATAATTTCTATTAATTGCGCGCATTATAGCTAAATTTTATAAAATTATGGTTTATAAAATTAATTTAATCTTTAAAAAACCTAAAAATAAGCTAAATATGAATTTTTTTTCATATTTCATTCATTATTAATTCATAAAAAACAGATAAATTTTCAAAAAATAAAAAAAAGGAATTTTTTGTTAAGTCTATCTTTGAAAGCTTTAAAAGCCAACAGATTAAAAACAATACTTATATTTATAAGCTTGATTTTCTCTATTACTTCCATATTTTTGATTAGTTCTATTTCAAACGGAGTTATTTCAATGTATTCAAATATGTTAAAAAGTGACGGAGATATTATTATTACCCAAGCAAAGATTTCCGATACTTTTTTTTCAAACGTAGATGCGACATTGATAAAAAAGATAGAAAAGTTTAAAGAAGTAAAAAAAGTTTCAGCTTTGATTGTAGGCGCAAGTCCTGTTGAAAAACTTCCAATAGTTGCAGTCTACGGGGTTAGCCAAAATCGCTTTGAAAACTATAAAATAAAACAAGGGCTTTATCCAAAAAAAGGTGAGGTTTTAGTCGGAAACTCTATTTATGAATCTTTGAAAAACAAAAAAAATATTCAAATTGCGGATAAAAACTTCTTGGTTTCGGGAGTTTATAAAAGTGACATAGGGTTTGAAAACGGAGGTGTTGTTTTAAATCTTAGCGATGCAAGTCTTATTTTTAACAAAAGTGCTTCAATGCTTATGGTAAACAGTTCTATAAGTGCAAATATAAAACAGCTTATAAAAAAAATAGAGAGTTTAAGCAAAGATATTGAGGCAAAATCGACTCAAAATTTTGTAGATAACTATAATCAGTTTAAAATTATAAAAACCTCATCGAATCTTATCGGTTTTATCTCTTTTTGTATGGGACTTCTTGGAATTGTAAGTATTATGAGTATAACCGTAAACCAAAGAAAAACAGAGTTTGGAATCAAAAGAGCTATAGGAGTATCTACAAAAAAAATAGTTGCCCAAATCGTATGCGAAAGTTCAATACTAGGCATTTTAAGTTTCATAACTTCTCTTTTTATTTCCTCTTTCACACTCTATTTTATAAAAAACTCTTCACTTTTTCACGGGTATGTAAACGGCGAAATAAGTTTTACTTTGGCTTTTTATCTTTTTATCTGCTCTT
It encodes the following:
- a CDS encoding ABC transporter permease codes for the protein MLSLSLKALKANRLKTILIFISLIFSITSIFLISSISNGVISMYSNMLKSDGDIIITQAKISDTFFSNVDATLIKKIEKFKEVKKVSALIVGASPVEKLPIVAVYGVSQNRFENYKIKQGLYPKKGEVLVGNSIYESLKNKKNIQIADKNFLVSGVYKSDIGFENGGVVLNLSDASLIFNKSASMLMVNSSISANIKQLIKKIESLSKDIEAKSTQNFVDNYNQFKIIKTSSNLIGFISFCMGLLGIVSIMSITVNQRKTEFGIKRAIGVSTKKIVAQIVCESSILGILSFITSLFISSFTLYFIKNSSLFHGYVNGEISFTLAFYLFICSLSMAVLGSIIPAINASKIDPIILMQGDKI
- a CDS encoding circularly permuted type 2 ATP-grasp protein yields the protein MSEDRKMVTETFWDILSNQDRQKVKEFKKYMDKFAINFNLYKDGNFIERALPFDVIPRLMTAKEFEKIQKGLSQRIKALNLFLEDIYTEKKIVKQKIIPEEFIYQAKGYLKELQGFSPSKKIRTHINGIDLVKDTVSNEWVILEDNLRVPSGASYPLSIRNTFRKIYPDFFEKMKIKPIKDYADTLKQAMDYVNCGGINVVLTPGRFNSAYYEHAYLADITGSKLVRNNELLVENKTLYFKNYNGKKVKVGAVYRRLDDEFLDPKFFNEESLIGVPGIMEVYLAGNVAIMNAPGNGVADDKGIYYFVPKMIKYYLNEEPILQNAPTYLPYFEKDKKYIFENMEKLVIKDVAEAGGYGVMFGHSMSEIQIQDLKTIIEANPRRFIAQELIEFYDEDCYINDEIVQRKADFRAYVIMDEEPKVWSCGLTRYAIEAGNYLVNSSQGGGFKDTWVVEA
- the typA gene encoding translational GTPase TypA gives rise to the protein MRDIRNIAVIAHVDHGKTTLVDELLKQSGTFAAHTQVDERVMDSNDIEKERGITILSKNTAIDYEGVRINIIDTPGHADFGGEVERVLKMVDSVLLLVDAQEGVMPQTKFVVKKALSLGHRPIVVVNKIDKPAAEPDRVVDEVFDLFDQMGATEEQLEFPVIYAAARDGYAMHNLEDEKKDLQPLFETILTEVPKPNGSEEVGLQLQVFTLDYDNFIGKIGIARIFNGKISQGETVMLCKANGEQTKGRVTKLIGFKGLDRIEVKEACAGDIVAVAGFETIDVGDSLCDPVNPMPLDPMHIEEPTLSVTFAVNDSPLAGTEGKYVTSNKIDERLAAEMNTNIAMNYEQIGEGKFKVNGRGELQITILAENMRREGFEFSIGRPEVITKEENGVTLEPFEHLVIDTPDEYSGTIIEKLGKRKANMTNMVPMGAGFTRLEFEIPARGLIGIRTEFLTDTKGEGIMNHSFLEFRPYSGTVESRKNGALVSMENGEALGYSIFNLQDRGIMYIKPQDKVYGGMVIGEHAKSNDLDVNPIKGKQLTNVRASGSDDAIKLVPPRVMSLENALEWIEEDELVEVTPKTIRIRKRELDPTARKRAAKKAKFA